The Synechococcus sp. RS9916 DNA segment ACTTCTGGGTCAGTTGCTCTTCCAAGACCTCTCTCCAAAACGCTGCCTTCTCCTTCCTGTCTGCTTCCCGTAGAGCAATGGTGCTTTCGTTGGATGCCTTACGGATGTCCATCCCGTAGCGAGAGCAGACCTTGCGTAGGTCCTCCTCCAACTGCCGTTGCAGGTATTCGCTCAATGGAGTGTCTTCTGGTCGGCAGACCCGATACAGCGTCTCTTCCTTGATGCTCCAACGTCCTTTCTCAACGTCCCCACCCAGCGACTGACGAGGGAAACGGACTTGTTTGACGTAGGTGGTTGCTGCTCTGACCGATGTCTTGGGGGTGACCTGCTTCGTCTTGACCGCTGTCGCTAACTCGTCTGGTTTCAGGGCACAGAGCAGATGAATCGTGGAATAGGAGGCGGGTAACCCTTTGGTGACTTCTCTACGGGTCTTGTCGTCCAGTTGACCCAGTTGGTCGCCTATGACCTTCAACTTGGAGAAGACCTTCTCTCCCAGAGCAGTGGCGTCCCTGTAAATGGACAGGGTGGTTGGAGACAGACGGTCTGCTGCTGCTGCAATCCCCAGTGAAAGGGTCACTACCTGCTCTGCTGTGCCTGTGTGGGGGTTTTCAGCGACAAACTGCTTGAAGGTCGCCAGACCCTTTTCTTCGGCAGTCACTTAGTTACTGTTTTTTGGGAAAAGATACGACGTGCCGTAGAGAAATGGTCAAAAAAAACCCAAGAGGAGTAACTAGCTTCCCCAGCATCATGGTTTTTACATTGTTGTTAGCAGCTCAGGTAAGACCCAGCTCAGTTAATCGGGCGTTAACCCCGCTGACTTGCGTTGAAGGTCTGATTGTGTGCAGAGAAGCAGATCGGTGCGAGTTGTTAGAAAATTACTAATCGCACTTGCCATCAGTGTATGTATCAAAAGCTATTTTTGGACCCCCTGTGGTTGCATTAATCTCTTCAATTGTGAGCCATACGCCTACGGGTCGCTGAAATACGTCTGCCATATCTTCGTCGGTAATCATAATTTTTCTGGTTTCGCAATTTGCCTTTGCTACATTTATGCCCACAACATCGACTATAATTTCTTTCGCCTTTGCGTCTGGTTGTAATGTTATGGTCGCCAGTGCTACAAGGATAATTAGCTTTCTCATCTTGAAAGATTATAGTTAATGTCAATTATATAGCATCTGTGCTGCTTTTATTCGTTTGAGCATTTGAGAGACCAGTGGTGGATAGAAGACACCGCCTTTGCTGGTCCTTGCTCCACTCGCGTTTAAGACCCCACAGATGGTCCGTAGAGAAGCGCCTGACTGTCGTAGCGGGACAATCACTCCTTCCACCTTCTGGGCGTCTTCCAGTGCCCTCTGCTTCTTTGCTTTCGCCAAGGCGTCTATGTGGTGGACGGGTGCTCCAAGACGGATTCCTCTTGCCTTCGCTGCTTGAAGGGCAGCAGTTGTCCTTTGGGAGATAAACGCTCTTTCCTGCTCCGCCAGTGCTGCATAGATGTGCAGTTGAAACCTGTCTGCATAAGGCATTTGGGCGACCTTGAAGTCCAACCCCTTCTCCTCCATCAGTGCCGCCAGAAAACTGACCCGACGGGACAACCTGTCCAACTTGGCGACCACCAGCACTGCTTCTGTCTTCTTCGCCAGAGCAATGGCGGCATTCAGTTGAGGACGGTCGTTGTCTGACCCTGTGTGGGTCTCTACGAAGTCCCCGACCACTTCATATGGGGACTCTGCGTAGTTGTCCAAGAAGAGTTGAATGTCCCGTGCTTGCGCCTCCAACCCAAGGCCGCTCTTCCCTTGCTCTGTGCTGCTGACCCTTCGGTAGGTGACGTATTTCCTCATTTGACCCTCCGTTTTCAACCGAAACGACCGTTTGACTGAAAACAGAATACGATTTCTCTACGCGTAGAAGTAGTATCCAGATGAGCAAGTGTCCCCTTCCCGCACTCGGGAATGTCTTTTTCATGCCGCGCCCACGCCATTGAGTTGGGTGGTCATGGATGTTTCGCGCGTTGCTCCTGCCCAAGCAAAGAAGAAGGCGCTTGCTCTGCGCCGCGCCCTTGCGCTTCGCAGGGGTAGAGAGTGCGGAAGAGGAATAGTTTCTCCGCGCCTTGTCGCGACTCTTGCGGAAGGTCTTCTTCTCTGTCCCAAACTCACTCTGCTGGACGCGAAGTGACGGGATGACTGATGCGTAGAGAAGTGGTTTAAGTGCCCTGAAATAGGTTTGGTCAGGTTGCTTTTACTACCCCGTAACTACCCCGTGTGTCTAGCAGATGTCATAACCCAGTGTTTGTGGGACTGTTGGTTGAGCGGTTAACCGAGTGGGAATAGTGCCTCTGGGGGCTGGTGGGCAGTCGGCGTCGCCGATACTCTGAGCCCCCGGCCCGAAGTATTTGTGACCGCCGCCCAAGAGCAGAATCAGCAGCTGCAGCGCCGTTTGCAGCAAGACAGCATCCAGCTGGCGGGCAAGACCATCTACATCAACCCTTTCCTCTACTGGCGGCGGTTTGACAGCAACACCGACCGCTGGTTGCGGGAACCCGGTCAGCTGACCGAAGAGCAGATTCGCCAGAACAGAGGTCGTTTTTATCCCGAGCTGGCCTGGGATCTCCTCGATGACGATGCGCGTCAGATCAAGGACGGTGCCGTGGAGATGTTTCTCAAGAGCCTGGAGCTGATCAGCACCTTCCATCCCGAGCTCACCTCCGGCCAGCTGCTTGAGGTGGAACGCAAGATGGCGATCACCAAGAAGCGTTCCTTTGAGCGCTGGGTTGAGAAATCCTTCCGCCGCCGTTCCAAGCAGGAAACCCGTGAACGCCGCCGTTTTGCGCGGGATCGCTTCCTGCGGGGCTGGGGCGAGTGGCTGCGGCTGGAGACCACCCATCAGG contains these protein-coding regions:
- a CDS encoding recombinase family protein encodes the protein MRKYVTYRRVSSTEQGKSGLGLEAQARDIQLFLDNYAESPYEVVGDFVETHTGSDNDRPQLNAAIALAKKTEAVLVVAKLDRLSRRVSFLAALMEEKGLDFKVAQMPYADRFQLHIYAALAEQERAFISQRTTAALQAAKARGIRLGAPVHHIDALAKAKKQRALEDAQKVEGVIVPLRQSGASLRTICGVLNASGARTSKGGVFYPPLVSQMLKRIKAAQMLYN